The following coding sequences lie in one Cucurbita pepo subsp. pepo cultivar mu-cu-16 chromosome LG13, ASM280686v2, whole genome shotgun sequence genomic window:
- the LOC111808439 gene encoding transcription factor GTE6-like translates to MDAADAKNFVVGDTFREEVDGVRHQVDDIYLKVDRLEQSASEIEQFYLASKKKQPNGSKGSSMVKDKDKERHVPSIKKQQQDAARREAVAAKRMQELMRQFGTILRQISQHKWAWPFMKPVDVEALGLHDYYEVIDKPMDFSTIKNQMEAKDSTGYKNVREICSDVRLVFKNAMKYNDEISDVHVMAKTLLAKFEEKWLQLLPKVTEEEKRREEEEAEALLDVQLAHESARAKMARDISNEIYEVDSKLEELRELVVQNCRKISTEEKRKLGAALTKLPPEDLRKALEIVAENNPSFQATAEEVDLDIDAQSESTLWRLKFFVKDALEVHAKSSASTGNNPNRTNSNNINGNNKRKKEICDAIAKTSKKKTK, encoded by the exons ATGGATGCAGCAGATGCCAAAAACTTTGTTGTAGGagacacttttcgtgaagaagTGGATGGCGTTAGGCATCAAGTCGATGACATATATCTGAAGGTCGATAG GCTCGAGCAAAGCGCGAGTGAGATAGAACAGTTCTATTTGGCATCGAAAAAAAAGCAGCCAAATGGTAGTAAAGGTAGCTCTATGGTAAAGGATAAAGATAAGGAAAGACATGTTCCAAGTATTAAGAAGCAGCAGCAAGATGCAGCTCGCAGAGAAGCTGTAGCTGCAAAGAGAATGCAAGAACTCATGCGGCAGTTTGGGACAATATTGCGTCAG ATATCACAGCATAAGTGGGCCTGGCCGTTTATGAAGCCAGTGGACGTCGAAGCTCTCGGATTACACGACTATTATGAG GTGATTGACAAGCCAATGGACTTCAGtacaattaaaaatcaaatggagGCTAAGGATAGCACTGGATATAAGAATGTGAGAGAGATATGTTCTGATGTGAGATTAGTCTTCAAGAATGCAATGAAATATAACGATGAGATAAGCGATGTTCACGTGATGGCCAAGACTTTGCTCGCTAAGTTTGAGGAGAAATGGCTTCAACTTCTGCCTAAAGTCACTGAAGAG GAAAAGAGACGAGAAGAGGAGGAAGCAGAAGCGCTGTTGGACGTGCAGCTTGCTCACGAGTCTGCTCGAGCAAAAATGGCAAGGGACATAAGTAACGAG aTTTATGAGGTCGATTCGAAACTTGAAGAGCTTCGAGAACTGGTCGTGCAGAACTGCAG AAAAATATCAactgaagaaaagagaaagcttGGAGCAGCCCTCACCAAATTGCCTCCAGAAGATCTCAGGAAAGCGTTGGAGATCGTTGCTGAAAATAACCCAAGTTTTCAGGCTACAGCTGAGGAGGTGGATCTCGACATCGACGCACAG AGTGAATCTACCTTGTGGAGGTTAAAGTTCTTTGTTAAAGATGCCCTTGAAGTTCACGCTAAGAGCTCGGCGAGCACCGGCAACAACCCGAACCGTACAAACAGCAACAACATCAACGgtaacaacaaaagaaagaaagagatttgTGATGCTATAGCCAAAACAtccaagaaaaaaactaagtaG
- the LOC111808438 gene encoding protein MAIN-LIKE 2-like isoform X1, with the protein MKVRFNRNRTGFEYIYFLGFCPFPPTHFSCVQLFVEVEHSPFISLFIVSSVHNRPSKFPSVVRRSSFIRASARRRLHFEFFYCDLISQPKKKTPISVQRLPLQPPPAIVLPLCFVIPFSSATPGPDDPLILKEQDNHISSDIWDGKERGVLRCLEHTSILERWKLTGKQIELVEKAGFGYLRLMPAVTLDCALISALVERWRKETNTFHFSVGEMTITLEDVALLLGLSIDGKPVTDVDVDPKSLCENLLGKAPIDFKGAVKLTWLKEVFSECPEDASIEQIEYSTRAYLLYLLGSTIFASTSGNKVSVMYLSLFKDFDEAGKYAWGAAALAFLYRALGNASLKSQRTISGSLTLLQCWSYYHLNIGRPKLKKEPENCFPFLLKWTENRSGSRMGINLPTYRKALDSLQPSDVQWLPYKDMDFSVVPDDIKNSLVLSASRTMLICFDKAEKHLPDRCLRQFGLPQPIPKDVEDWKRKICLMDSKEELPSELKEWSDRYELIENGVASVDESEYLQWYEKITRKFVGRAESWESRFRQTIKAMHEVVKIVNSISTNGMDREDRKLFSNVKTMVHKCWTEKYADSPSEGDSTKRTGKRRREG; encoded by the exons ATGAAGGTTCGGTTCAACCGGAACCGAACCGGGtttgaatatatatactttttagggttttgtccTTTCCCTCCCACACATTTCAGCTGCGTTCAGCTGTTCGTCGAGGTCGAGCATTCTCCTTTCATTTCGTTGTTCATCGTGTCGAGTGTACACAACCGTCCGTCGAAGTTCCCCTCAGTGGTTCGCCGCTCTTCGTTTATTCGTGCCTCCGCTCGCCGCCGGTTACATTTTGAGTTCTTTTACTGTGATTTAATCAGTcaaccgaaaaaaaaaaccccgaTTTCCGTCCAGCGACTACCACTGCAGCCCCCTCCGGCAATTGTGTTACCTCTGTGCTTCGTAATTCCATTCTCCAG TGCAACTCCTGGACCGGATGATCCCTTAATACTCAAAGAGCAAGATAATCACATATCGTCAGACATTTGGGACGGAAAG gAAAGGGGTGTGCTTAGATGTTTAGAGCATACTTCCATTCTCGAGAGATGGAAGCTTACAGGAAAACAAATCGAGCTAGTTGAAAAGGCTGGATTTGGGTACTTGAGATTGATGCCAGCAGTAACCCTCGACTGTGCGCTCATCTCGGCACTGGTGGAGAGATGGAGAAAGGAAACAAACACATTCCATTTTTCGGTCGGAGAAATGACCATAACACTCGAAGATGTTGCGCTTCTACTTGGGCTATCAATCGACGGAAAACCTGTTACAGATGTGGATGTCGATCCCAAGTCACTTTGTGAAAATTTACTTGGGAAAGCACCCATAGATTTCAAGGGTGCTGTGAAGCTTACTTGGTTGAAGGAGGTTTTCTCTGAATGTCCTGAAGATGCGAGTATCGAACAAATAGAGTATTCTACTCGTGCATACCTCCTATACTTGTTAGGGAGTACGATATTTGCCTCAACAAGTGGGAACAAAGTTAGTGTCATGTACCTTTCATTATTCAAGGATTTTGATGAAGCTGGAAAGTATGCTTGGGGTGCTGCTGCTTTGGCTTTCTTGTATAGAGCATTAGGCAATGCTTCTCTTAAATCACAGCGCACTATTAGTGGTTCTCTAACGCTTCTGCAG TGTTGGAGTTATTATCACTTGAACATTGGGAGACCCAAATTGAAAAAGGAGCCAGAGAATTGTTTCCCGTTTCTTCTTAAATGGACGGAAAATAGAAGTGGCTCAAGAATGGGAATAAATTTGCCCACATACCGCAAGGCCTTGGATTCTCTTCAACCCTCTGAT GTACAATGGCTTCCCTACAAGGATATGGACTTTTCCGTTGTACCCGACGATATCAAGAATAGTTTGGTCTTGTCTGCATCACGAACAATGTTGATTTGTTTTGATAAGGCGGAGAAACATCTTCCCGACCGATGTCTGAGACAGTTTGGCCTGCCTCAGCCTATTCCGAAGGACGTTGAGGATTGGAAGCGGAAAATTTGTTTAATGGATAGCAAGGAGGAACTGCCATCAGAGCTTAAAGAATGGTCGGACCGTTATGAACTTATCGAAAATGGTGTTGCTAGTGTAGATGAAAGTGAGTATTTGCAATGGTATGAAAAGATTACCCGCAAATTTGTTGGACGGGCCGAGTCGTGGGAGTCTAGATTTAGGCAAACAATCAAGGCTATGCATGAGGTAGTGAAGATAGTAAACTCGATCTCCACGAATGGGATGGATCGTGAGGATCGTAAGTTGTTTAGTAATGTGAAAACTATGGTGCATAAATGTTGGACCGAGAAGTATGCCGATTCGCCTAGCGAAGGGGATAGTACAAAACGAACCGGGAAACGCAGGAGGGAAGGTTAG
- the LOC111808438 gene encoding protein MAIN-LIKE 2-like isoform X2, protein MDSSATPGPDDPLILKEQDNHISSDIWDGKERGVLRCLEHTSILERWKLTGKQIELVEKAGFGYLRLMPAVTLDCALISALVERWRKETNTFHFSVGEMTITLEDVALLLGLSIDGKPVTDVDVDPKSLCENLLGKAPIDFKGAVKLTWLKEVFSECPEDASIEQIEYSTRAYLLYLLGSTIFASTSGNKVSVMYLSLFKDFDEAGKYAWGAAALAFLYRALGNASLKSQRTISGSLTLLQCWSYYHLNIGRPKLKKEPENCFPFLLKWTENRSGSRMGINLPTYRKALDSLQPSDVQWLPYKDMDFSVVPDDIKNSLVLSASRTMLICFDKAEKHLPDRCLRQFGLPQPIPKDVEDWKRKICLMDSKEELPSELKEWSDRYELIENGVASVDESEYLQWYEKITRKFVGRAESWESRFRQTIKAMHEVVKIVNSISTNGMDREDRKLFSNVKTMVHKCWTEKYADSPSEGDSTKRTGKRRREG, encoded by the exons ATGGACTCCAGTGCAACTCCTGGACCGGATGATCCCTTAATACTCAAAGAGCAAGATAATCACATATCGTCAGACATTTGGGACGGAAAG gAAAGGGGTGTGCTTAGATGTTTAGAGCATACTTCCATTCTCGAGAGATGGAAGCTTACAGGAAAACAAATCGAGCTAGTTGAAAAGGCTGGATTTGGGTACTTGAGATTGATGCCAGCAGTAACCCTCGACTGTGCGCTCATCTCGGCACTGGTGGAGAGATGGAGAAAGGAAACAAACACATTCCATTTTTCGGTCGGAGAAATGACCATAACACTCGAAGATGTTGCGCTTCTACTTGGGCTATCAATCGACGGAAAACCTGTTACAGATGTGGATGTCGATCCCAAGTCACTTTGTGAAAATTTACTTGGGAAAGCACCCATAGATTTCAAGGGTGCTGTGAAGCTTACTTGGTTGAAGGAGGTTTTCTCTGAATGTCCTGAAGATGCGAGTATCGAACAAATAGAGTATTCTACTCGTGCATACCTCCTATACTTGTTAGGGAGTACGATATTTGCCTCAACAAGTGGGAACAAAGTTAGTGTCATGTACCTTTCATTATTCAAGGATTTTGATGAAGCTGGAAAGTATGCTTGGGGTGCTGCTGCTTTGGCTTTCTTGTATAGAGCATTAGGCAATGCTTCTCTTAAATCACAGCGCACTATTAGTGGTTCTCTAACGCTTCTGCAG TGTTGGAGTTATTATCACTTGAACATTGGGAGACCCAAATTGAAAAAGGAGCCAGAGAATTGTTTCCCGTTTCTTCTTAAATGGACGGAAAATAGAAGTGGCTCAAGAATGGGAATAAATTTGCCCACATACCGCAAGGCCTTGGATTCTCTTCAACCCTCTGAT GTACAATGGCTTCCCTACAAGGATATGGACTTTTCCGTTGTACCCGACGATATCAAGAATAGTTTGGTCTTGTCTGCATCACGAACAATGTTGATTTGTTTTGATAAGGCGGAGAAACATCTTCCCGACCGATGTCTGAGACAGTTTGGCCTGCCTCAGCCTATTCCGAAGGACGTTGAGGATTGGAAGCGGAAAATTTGTTTAATGGATAGCAAGGAGGAACTGCCATCAGAGCTTAAAGAATGGTCGGACCGTTATGAACTTATCGAAAATGGTGTTGCTAGTGTAGATGAAAGTGAGTATTTGCAATGGTATGAAAAGATTACCCGCAAATTTGTTGGACGGGCCGAGTCGTGGGAGTCTAGATTTAGGCAAACAATCAAGGCTATGCATGAGGTAGTGAAGATAGTAAACTCGATCTCCACGAATGGGATGGATCGTGAGGATCGTAAGTTGTTTAGTAATGTGAAAACTATGGTGCATAAATGTTGGACCGAGAAGTATGCCGATTCGCCTAGCGAAGGGGATAGTACAAAACGAACCGGGAAACGCAGGAGGGAAGGTTAG
- the LOC111808438 gene encoding protein MAIN-LIKE 2-like isoform X3, whose product MPAVTLDCALISALVERWRKETNTFHFSVGEMTITLEDVALLLGLSIDGKPVTDVDVDPKSLCENLLGKAPIDFKGAVKLTWLKEVFSECPEDASIEQIEYSTRAYLLYLLGSTIFASTSGNKVSVMYLSLFKDFDEAGKYAWGAAALAFLYRALGNASLKSQRTISGSLTLLQCWSYYHLNIGRPKLKKEPENCFPFLLKWTENRSGSRMGINLPTYRKALDSLQPSDVQWLPYKDMDFSVVPDDIKNSLVLSASRTMLICFDKAEKHLPDRCLRQFGLPQPIPKDVEDWKRKICLMDSKEELPSELKEWSDRYELIENGVASVDESEYLQWYEKITRKFVGRAESWESRFRQTIKAMHEVVKIVNSISTNGMDREDRKLFSNVKTMVHKCWTEKYADSPSEGDSTKRTGKRRREG is encoded by the exons ATGCCAGCAGTAACCCTCGACTGTGCGCTCATCTCGGCACTGGTGGAGAGATGGAGAAAGGAAACAAACACATTCCATTTTTCGGTCGGAGAAATGACCATAACACTCGAAGATGTTGCGCTTCTACTTGGGCTATCAATCGACGGAAAACCTGTTACAGATGTGGATGTCGATCCCAAGTCACTTTGTGAAAATTTACTTGGGAAAGCACCCATAGATTTCAAGGGTGCTGTGAAGCTTACTTGGTTGAAGGAGGTTTTCTCTGAATGTCCTGAAGATGCGAGTATCGAACAAATAGAGTATTCTACTCGTGCATACCTCCTATACTTGTTAGGGAGTACGATATTTGCCTCAACAAGTGGGAACAAAGTTAGTGTCATGTACCTTTCATTATTCAAGGATTTTGATGAAGCTGGAAAGTATGCTTGGGGTGCTGCTGCTTTGGCTTTCTTGTATAGAGCATTAGGCAATGCTTCTCTTAAATCACAGCGCACTATTAGTGGTTCTCTAACGCTTCTGCAG TGTTGGAGTTATTATCACTTGAACATTGGGAGACCCAAATTGAAAAAGGAGCCAGAGAATTGTTTCCCGTTTCTTCTTAAATGGACGGAAAATAGAAGTGGCTCAAGAATGGGAATAAATTTGCCCACATACCGCAAGGCCTTGGATTCTCTTCAACCCTCTGAT GTACAATGGCTTCCCTACAAGGATATGGACTTTTCCGTTGTACCCGACGATATCAAGAATAGTTTGGTCTTGTCTGCATCACGAACAATGTTGATTTGTTTTGATAAGGCGGAGAAACATCTTCCCGACCGATGTCTGAGACAGTTTGGCCTGCCTCAGCCTATTCCGAAGGACGTTGAGGATTGGAAGCGGAAAATTTGTTTAATGGATAGCAAGGAGGAACTGCCATCAGAGCTTAAAGAATGGTCGGACCGTTATGAACTTATCGAAAATGGTGTTGCTAGTGTAGATGAAAGTGAGTATTTGCAATGGTATGAAAAGATTACCCGCAAATTTGTTGGACGGGCCGAGTCGTGGGAGTCTAGATTTAGGCAAACAATCAAGGCTATGCATGAGGTAGTGAAGATAGTAAACTCGATCTCCACGAATGGGATGGATCGTGAGGATCGTAAGTTGTTTAGTAATGTGAAAACTATGGTGCATAAATGTTGGACCGAGAAGTATGCCGATTCGCCTAGCGAAGGGGATAGTACAAAACGAACCGGGAAACGCAGGAGGGAAGGTTAG
- the LOC111809281 gene encoding elongation factor 1-alpha-like isoform X2 — translation MGKEKVHINIVVIGHVDSGKSTTTGHLIYKLGGIDKRVIERFEKEAAEMNKRSFKYAWVLDKLKAERERGITIDIALWKFETTKYYCTVIDAPGHRDFIKNMITGTSQADCAVLIIDSTTGGFEAGISKDGQTREHALLAFTLGVKQMICCCNKMDSTTPKYSKARYDEIVKEVSSYLKKVGYNPDKIPFVPISGFEGDNMIERSTNLDWYKGPTLLEALDLIQEPKRPSDKPLRLPLQDVYKIGGIGTVPVGRVETGVLKPGMVVTFAPSGLTTEVKSVEMHHEVLQEALPGDNVGFNVKNVAVKDLKRGYVASNSKDDPAKEAANFTSQVIIMNHPGQIGNGYAPVLDCHTSHIAVKFSEILTKIDRRSGKELEKEPKFLKNGDAGFVKMIPTKPMVVETFATYPPLGRFAVRDMRQTVAVGVIKAVEKKDPSGAKVTKSAAKKSGK, via the exons ATGGGTAAGGAGAAGGTACACATTAACATTGTGGTCATTGGTCACGTCGACTCTGGAAAGTCGACCACCACTGGCCATTTGATCTACAAGCTTGGAGGCATTGACAAGCGTGTTATTGAGAGGTTTGAGAAGGAAGCTGCTGAGATGAACAAGAGATCCTTCAAGTATGCCTGGGTCTTGGACAAGCTTAAGGCTGAACGTGAGCGTGGTATCACAATCGACATTGCCCTGTGGAAATTCGAGACCACCAAATACTACTGCACTGTTATTGATGCTCCAGGCCATCGTGACTTCATCAAGAACATGATTACTGGTACTTCCCAAGCCGACTGTGCTGTTCTTATCATTGACTCTACTACCGGAGGCTTTGAAGCTGGTATTTCAAAGGATGGGCAGACCCGTGAACACGCCCTTCTTGCCTTTACCCTTGGTGTCAAGCAAATGATTTGCTGCTGCAACAAG ATGGATTCCACCACCCCCAAGTACTCTAAAGCTAGATACGACGAAATTGTGAAGGAAGTTTCTTCCTACCTCAAGAAGGTTGGCTACAACCCAGACAAAATCCCCTTCGTCCCAATCTCTGGATTTGAAGGCGACAACATGATTGAAAGATCCACCAACCTTGACTGGTACAAGGGCCCAACCCTTCTCGAGGCCCTCGACTTGATCCAAGAGCCTAAGAGACCATCTGACAAGCCCCTTCGCCTTCCACTTCAGGATGTTTACAAGATCGGAGGTATTGGAACTGTGCCAGTGGGTCGTGTTGAGACGGGTGTTCTTAAACCTGGTATGGTCGTGACCTTCGCCCCCTCTGGACTGACAACTGAAGTAAAGTCTGTTGAGATGCACCATGAAGTTCTCCAAGAAGCTCTCCCTGGTGACAATGTGGGGTTCAATGTTAAGAACGTTGCTGTGAAGGATCTCAAGCGTGGCTACGTTGCTTCAAATTCCAAGGATGATCCTGCTAAGGAAGCTGCCAATTTCACCTCTCAAGTTATCATCATGAACCACCCAGGTCAAATTGGAAATGGTTATGCCCCAGTTCTTGATTGCCATACCTCTCATATTGCCGTTAAGTTCTCTGAGATTTTGACCAAGATTGACAGGCGGTCTGGTAAAGAGCTTGAGAAAGAGCCCAAGTTCTTGAAGAACGGCGATGCTGGATTTGTTAAGATGATACCCACCAAGCCCATGGTGGTGGAAACATTCGCCACATATCCACCACTTGGACGGTTTGCGGTGAGGGACATGCGGCAGACTGTGGCTGTTGGTGTCATCAAGGCCGTTGAGAAGAAGGATCCAAGCGGGGCCAAGGTGACCAAGTCTGCGGCCAAGAAATCAGGGAAGTGA
- the LOC111809281 gene encoding elongation factor 1-alpha-like isoform X1 codes for MGKEKVHINIVVIGHVDSGKSTTTGHLIYKLGGIDKRVIERFEKEAAEMNKRSFKYAWVLDKLKAERERGITIDIALWKFETTKYYCTVIDAPGHRDFIKNMITGTSQADCAVLIIDSTTGGFEAGISKDGQTREHALLAFTLGVKQMICCCNKMDSTTPKYSKARYDEIVKEVSSYLKKVGYNPDKIPFVPISGFEGDNMIERSTNLDWYKGPTLLEALDLIQEPKRPSDKPLRLPLQDVYKIGGIGTVPVGRVETGVLKPGMVVTFAPSGLTTEVKSVEMHHEVLQEALPGDNVGFNVKNVAVKDLKRGYVASNSKDDPAKEAANFTSQVIIMNHPGQIGNGYAPVLDCHTSHIAVKFSEILTKIDRRSGKELEKEPKFLKNGDAGFVKMIPTKPMVVETFATYPPLGRFAVRDMRQTVAVGVIKAVEKKDPSGAKVTKSAAKKSGK; via the exons ATGGGTAAGGAGAAGGTTCACATCAACATTGTGGTCATTGGCCACGTCGATTCTGGCAAGTCGACCACCACTGGTCATTTGATCTACAAGCTTGGAGGCATTGACAAGCGTGTTATTGAGAGGTTTGAGAAGGAAGCTGCTGAGATGAACAAGAGATCCTTCAAGTATGCCTGGGTGTTGGACAAGCTCAAGGCTGAACGTGAGCGTGGTATCACAATTGACATTGCCCTGTGGAAGTTCGAGACCAC CAAATACTACTGCACTGTTATTGATGCTCCAGGCCATCGTGACTTCATCAAGAACATGATTACTGGTACTTCCCAAGCCGACTGTGCTGTTCTTATCATTGACTCTACTACCGGAGGCTTTGAAGCTGGTATTTCAAAGGATGGGCAGACCCGTGAACACGCCCTTCTTGCCTTTACCCTTGGTGTCAAGCAAATGATTTGCTGCTGCAACAAG ATGGATTCCACCACCCCCAAGTACTCTAAAGCTAGATACGACGAAATTGTGAAGGAAGTTTCTTCCTACCTCAAGAAGGTTGGCTACAACCCAGACAAAATCCCCTTCGTCCCAATCTCTGGATTTGAAGGCGACAACATGATTGAAAGATCCACCAACCTTGACTGGTACAAGGGCCCAACCCTTCTCGAGGCCCTCGACTTGATCCAAGAGCCTAAGAGACCATCTGACAAGCCCCTTCGCCTTCCACTTCAGGATGTTTACAAGATCGGAGGTATTGGAACTGTGCCAGTGGGTCGTGTTGAGACGGGTGTTCTTAAACCTGGTATGGTCGTGACCTTCGCCCCCTCTGGACTGACAACTGAAGTAAAGTCTGTTGAGATGCACCATGAAGTTCTCCAAGAAGCTCTCCCTGGTGACAATGTGGGGTTCAATGTTAAGAACGTTGCTGTGAAGGATCTCAAGCGTGGCTACGTTGCTTCAAATTCCAAGGATGATCCTGCTAAGGAAGCTGCCAATTTCACCTCTCAAGTTATCATCATGAACCACCCAGGTCAAATTGGAAATGGTTATGCCCCAGTTCTTGATTGCCATACCTCTCATATTGCCGTTAAGTTCTCTGAGATTTTGACCAAGATTGACAGGCGGTCTGGTAAAGAGCTTGAGAAAGAGCCCAAGTTCTTGAAGAACGGCGATGCTGGATTTGTTAAGATGATACCCACCAAGCCCATGGTGGTGGAAACATTCGCCACATATCCACCACTTGGACGGTTTGCGGTGAGGGACATGCGGCAGACTGTGGCTGTTGGTGTCATCAAGGCCGTTGAGAAGAAGGATCCAAGCGGGGCCAAGGTGACCAAGTCTGCGGCCAAGAAATCAGGGAAGTGA
- the LOC111809280 gene encoding elongation factor 1-alpha-like, producing the protein MGKEKVHINIVVIGHVDSGKSTTTGHLIYKLGGIDKRVIERFEKEAAEMNKRSFKYAWVLDKLKAERERGITIDIALWKFETTKYYCTVIDAPGHRDFIKNMITGTSQADCAVLIIDSTTGGFEAGISKDGQTREHALLAFTLGVRQMICCCNKMDATTPKYSKSRYDEIVKEVSSYLKKVGYNPDKIPFVPISGFEGDNMIERSTNLDWYKGPTLLEALDLIQEPKRPSDKPLRLPLQDVYKIGGIGTVPVGRVETGILKPGMVVTFAPSGLTTEVKSVEMHHEALQEALPGDNVGFNVKNVAVKDLKRGFVASNSKDDPAKEAANFTAQVIIMNHPGQIGNGYAPVLDCHTSHIAVKFSEILTKIDRRSGKELEKEPKFLKNGDAGFVKMIPTKPMVVETFATYPPLGRFAVRDMRQTVAVGVIKSVEKKDPSGAKVTKSAVKKSGK; encoded by the exons ATGGGTAAGGAGAAGGTTCACATCAACATTGTGGTCATTGGCCACGTCGATTCTGGCAAGTCGACCACCACTGGTCATTTGATCTACAAGCTTGGAGGCATTGACAAGCGTGTTATTGAGAGGTTTGAGAAGGAAGCTGCTGAGATGAACAAGAGATCCTTCAAGTATGCCTGGGTGTTGGACAAGCTCAAGGCTGAACGTGAGCGTGGTATCACAATTGACATTGCCCTGTGGAAGTTCGAGACCACCAAATACTACTGCACTGTTATTGATGCTCCAGGCCATCGTGACTTCATCAAGAACATGATTACTGGAACATCCCAGGCCGACTGTGCTGTTCTTATCATCGACTCTACTACCGGAGGTTTTGAAGCTGGTATTTCGAAGGATGGGCAGACCCGTGAACACGCCCTTCTTGCCTTCACTCTTGGTGTAAGACAAATGATTTGCTGCTGCAACAAG ATGGATGCCACCACTCCCAAGTACTCCAAATCTAGATACGACGAAATTGTGAAGGAAGTTTCTTCCTACCTCAAGAAGGTTGGCTACAACCCAGACAAAATTCCCTTCGTCCCAATCTCTGGATTTGAGGGTGACAACATGATTGAAAGATCCACCAACCTCGACTGGTACAAGGGCCCAACCCTTCTTGAGGCCCTCGACTTGATCCAAGAGCCCAAGAGACCATCTGACAAGCCCCTTCGCCTTCCACTTCAGGATGTCTACAAGATCGGAGGTATTGGCACTGTGCCAGTGGGTCGTGTTGAGACAGGTATTCTGAAACCTGGTATGGTCGTGACCTTCGCCCCCTCTGGACTGACTACCGAGGTAAAGTCTGTTGAGATGCACCATGAAGCTCTCCAAGAAGCCCTCCCTGGTGACAACGTGGGGTTCAACGTGAAGAACGTTGCCGTGAAGGATCTCAAGCGTGGATTCGTTGCCTCAAATTCCAAGGATGATCCCGCCAAGGAAGCTGCCAATTTCACTGCCCAAGTTATCATCATGAACCATCCAGGGCAGATTGGAAATGGTTATGCCCCAGTTCTTGATTGCCATACCTCTCATATTGCCGTTAAATTCTCTGAGATTTTGACCAAGATTGACAGGCGATCCGGTAAAGAACTCGAGAAAGAACCCAAGTTCTTGAAAAACGGCGATGCTGGATTTGTTAAGATGATCCCCACCAAGCCCATGGTGGTGGAAACATTCGCCACATATCCACCACTTGGACGATTTGCCGTGAGGGACATGCGTCAAACAGTGGCCGTCGGTGTTATCAAGAGCGTGGAAAAGAAGGATCCAAGCGGTGCCAAGGTCACCAAGTCAGCTGTTAAGAAATCTGGTAAGTGA